The DNA segment CACCGCGGCCGGGCGGTCACCGGTCAGCGCCGGGCCGGCGGCGACGAGGCCCGCCGCCAGCAGCGAGGTGACGGCGACCCGGACCGGCGTGGGCCGGGCCGCCAGGTTCCGCTGGGCGAGCCGCACGGTCACGGCGGCCAGCCACGGGCCGAGCAGCAGGCCGGCGACCGCAGCGGCGAACGTCAGCGCGCTGGGCACCGGCCGGTCAGGCGCCCAGCGCGGCGCGCATCGCCGCGATCGGGGCGGGGTGTCCGGTCATCAGCTCCACCTGGGCGGTCGCCTGCCAGAACAGCACCTCGATGCCGCTGATGGCGTGGCCGCCGGCCAGGTCGACGCGCTGCGCGAGCAGGGTCGGCCAGCCGGCGTACAGCACGTCGAGCACGGTCTGCCGGGGCCGCCAGTCGAGGTCGGCGACGGCGGCCTGCCCGTCGACCGGCACCGTGCTCACCACCACCGGGGCGGCGACCCGGGTGGTGGAGTCCAGCCGCTGCACCTCGGCGGTCACGTCCAGCGCCTCCAGCACCCGCAGCAGGTCGGCGGCGCGGGCCGGCTCGCGCACGACGACGTCGACCTGGCGGGCGCCCAGCGACGCCAGCGCGACGGCTGCGGCCGCCGCCGTCCCCCCGGCGCCCAGGACGGCCGCGTGCTCCACCTGCTCCACCCCGCCGCCCTGCAACGCGGTGCCGACGCCGAGGACGTCGGTGTTCTCCGCCCGCCACCCGCCGGCCTCGGTGCGGACCAGGGTGTTCGCCGCGCGCAGCAGCCGCGGCAGGGCGTCGACCTCGTCGGCGACCTCGACCGCCGCCCGCTTGCAGGGCATCGTCACGGAGAAGCCGCGCCACTCGGGGCCGAGCCCGGCCAGCAGCACCGGCAGCTCCTCGGCGCCGACGTCCAGCGCGTCGTAGCTCCAGCCGGTCAGCCCGAGTGCGGTGTACGCCGCCCGGTGCAGCAGCGGGGACAGCGAGTGGCCGACGGGCCGGCCGAGGACAGCTGCCCTCCGCACCGGCCCGTACGCGTGTCCGGGGCTCAATTCCCCGGGTTGTCCTGCAGCCACTGCTGGAACAGCAGCACGTTCTGCTGGTGCTCCTCGGCGGTGACCGCGAACCGGGTCTCCCCGGTGTCGGGGTCCACCACGACGAAGAAGCGCCAGTCACCGGGGGTGGGGTCGAGCACCGCCCGCAGCGCCTCCTCACCCGGGTTGCTGATGGCGCCCGGCGGCAGGCCGGGGTGCACGTAGGTGTTGTACAGCGAGGGGTTCTGCCGGTCCTCGCTGGTGGTGGTGATGCCGCTCTTGCCGTTGGCGTAGTTCACCGTGGTGTCCAGCTGCAGCGGCATGCCGTCGGCGAGCCGGTTGTCCAGCACCCGGGCCACCTTGCCCATGTCCTCGCTGCTGCCGGCCTCGGCCTGCACGATGCTGGCCTCGGTGACCAGGCCCAGCCGCTGGTCGTCGGGCACCTGCAGCTCGTCGAGCACCGCCACGGTGCCGGCGACCATCTCCGACAGGATCCCGACCGCGGTGTCGCCCGGCTCGATGTCGTAGGTGGCGGGGAAGAGGAAGCCCTCGATCATCCCGTTGGCGTACGGGGGCAGCCCGAGCGCGACCGGGTCGGCGGCCGCGGCCTGCAGGTCGGTGAGCGGGATGCCGGTCTGGTCGGCGACCCGCTGCAGCACCTGAACCGCGGTGAGGCCCTCGGGCAGCGTGACCCGGGTGACCTGCCGGGACGCCGGGTCCAGCAGCAGGTCCAGCGCCGCCTTGCCCGACATCTGCGAGCGCAGCGTGTAGACCCCGGGCTGGATGCCGGTGGCCGCCGGGTTGGCGTCCGCGGCGTCCGCGAACGGGTCGGCGGAGGCGATGACGCCGGCGCTGACCAGGGTGCCGGCGATGGTGCGCAGCGAGTCGCCGTCGTTGACGCGGACGTCGACGGTGCCCGTGCCGCTGCCGGTGTAGTCCTCGGCGACCGGGTTGATCGTGGTCCAGAGCAGCTTGCCGCCGATGCCGATGCCGACGACCAGCGCGGCCAGGACGATCAGCGACAGCACGACGACGATCGGCCGCCGGCGCTTGCGCGGCCGGTCCGAGCCACCGCCCCGGCCCCCGCGGCGACCGCGACCGCCGCCGCCCCCGCCCAGCAGGTGGTCGTCGAGGTCGGCGTCGTGGTGGTCGTCGAGGTGGTCGTCGAGGTCGTCGTCGAGGTCGTCGTGCTCGTCGTCGGTGACGACCTCCAGCCCGCCGGTCTCGTCGAAGACCGTGGCCGGGCCGGCCGGCTCGTACGGGTGCTCGTCGGGGTGCGCCCCGGCGTCGTCGGCCTCATCGCGTCCGGCGCCGCGGTGCCGGGACGCCGGCGCGAGCCAGGTGCCGGTGTCGTCGTCCCAGTCGGCGTCGCGCACCTCGGTGGCGGGCTCGTCGGCCGGGGCCGCGGTGCGCGGCTCGGCGGTCCGGGGGTCGGCGGTGACGAGCGAGGCCAGCGAGCCGCGGGCGGCGGGTGCCGGGGCACCCGGCACCGGCCGGCTGTCCGCGGAGAGCCAGCCCGGGTCGGTCTCGGCGTCGGCGAACCGGTCGGCGGCGACCCGGTCGGCGGTGGTCGGCCCGGTGGCCGGGCGGGGTGCGGGCGCCGACCGCGGGTCGGAGGCCGGGGAACGGCCGGGCCGGTGGTCGCTGTCGGCCCGCGGCACGGCCGGGGTGACGGCCAGCATCTCCGTGGTGCGCGGCGCCGTCTCGGCGGCGGTGCTCGCGGAGGTCATGTCGTCCCACGACCAGGGCTTGAGCCCGGCGGCGCCGGCGGGGCGGCGCGGACCGTCGGTCGGGTCGATGCCGAAGGCGCTGAGGTCCAGGCCGGCGGCGGCGAGGCCGACGTCGGCGATGCCGCCGGCAGCGAGCCCGGTGATCTCGACGTCGGCGATGTCGGCGGGGCTGCGCGGCGGGAGCAGCTGGACGCCCGTGGCGTCGGTGTCCGGGGCGGACCGACGTCCGCGGCGCGGTCGCATCGTGTCGTCGGCGGACAGCTGGAGCGTGCTCGCACCGGCGCTGGTCCACGCGGCCAGCAGCTCGCTGGCGGGTCGGCCGGCGTCGCCGTCGGGCTGGGAGTGGCGGCCGCGCGGACGCGGCTCGGTCGGGTCCGTCACGAGTGGCGCCCCCTGGTCTCGGGGCCAGTGCGAGGTCGCCCGTCGAGATGGCTCTGCAGGATGACCACGGCAGCCGCCTGGTCGATCACCGGGCGCTGCCGGCGGGCGGAGATGCCTCCGGCGCGCAGATGACTCGCAGCGGTCACGGTGGAGAGCCTTTCGTCGACGAGGTGCACCGGGACGTCCCCGATGCGACTGGCCAGGGATGCAGCGTATGCACTGGCATCTTGTGCCGACGCGCCCGACGCACCGGACAGGTGTCTCGGCAGACCCACGACCACCTCGACCACCTCGTGTGTCACAACCAGCCCAGCGAGGTGGTCCAGATCGCTCTGGTCCTTGGCCCGCCGGAGGGTCTCCAGCGGGCTGGCGAGGGTGCCGGTCGCGTCGGAGAGGGCCACCCCGACGCGAACCGTGCCCACGTCGACGCCCAGTCTCCTCCCCGGCGTCCGGACCGGCCCGTCGTCGTCACCGGCCATGCCGGCCACCGCCCTCCGTGCCGCGGTCGTCCCGGCCCGGCCGGGGGCGGCCGGGCACCCGCGGCGGGTAACCGCCGAGGTCCAGCTGCCCGGTCTCGGGGTCCGCTGGCGGTGCGCCGTCGGGGTCCAGCGGGGGCAGCGGGAAGGGCACCCGCTCGGTGGCGTGCCGCCCGGCGGCCGCCTCCTCCGCGGAGCTGTC comes from the Modestobacter italicus genome and includes:
- the ruvX gene encoding Holliday junction resolvase RuvX; translation: MAGDDDGPVRTPGRRLGVDVGTVRVGVALSDATGTLASPLETLRRAKDQSDLDHLAGLVVTHEVVEVVVGLPRHLSGASGASAQDASAYAASLASRIGDVPVHLVDERLSTVTAASHLRAGGISARRQRPVIDQAAAVVILQSHLDGRPRTGPETRGRHS
- the mltG gene encoding endolytic transglycosylase MltG produces the protein MTDPTEPRPRGRHSQPDGDAGRPASELLAAWTSAGASTLQLSADDTMRPRRGRRSAPDTDATGVQLLPPRSPADIADVEITGLAAGGIADVGLAAAGLDLSAFGIDPTDGPRRPAGAAGLKPWSWDDMTSASTAAETAPRTTEMLAVTPAVPRADSDHRPGRSPASDPRSAPAPRPATGPTTADRVAADRFADAETDPGWLSADSRPVPGAPAPAARGSLASLVTADPRTAEPRTAAPADEPATEVRDADWDDDTGTWLAPASRHRGAGRDEADDAGAHPDEHPYEPAGPATVFDETGGLEVVTDDEHDDLDDDLDDHLDDHHDADLDDHLLGGGGGGRGRRGGRGGGSDRPRKRRRPIVVVLSLIVLAALVVGIGIGGKLLWTTINPVAEDYTGSGTGTVDVRVNDGDSLRTIAGTLVSAGVIASADPFADAADANPAATGIQPGVYTLRSQMSGKAALDLLLDPASRQVTRVTLPEGLTAVQVLQRVADQTGIPLTDLQAAAADPVALGLPPYANGMIEGFLFPATYDIEPGDTAVGILSEMVAGTVAVLDELQVPDDQRLGLVTEASIVQAEAGSSEDMGKVARVLDNRLADGMPLQLDTTVNYANGKSGITTTSEDRQNPSLYNTYVHPGLPPGAISNPGEEALRAVLDPTPGDWRFFVVVDPDTGETRFAVTAEEHQQNVLLFQQWLQDNPGN
- a CDS encoding shikimate dehydrogenase, whose amino-acid sequence is MSPGHAYGPVRRAAVLGRPVGHSLSPLLHRAAYTALGLTGWSYDALDVGAEELPVLLAGLGPEWRGFSVTMPCKRAAVEVADEVDALPRLLRAANTLVRTEAGGWRAENTDVLGVGTALQGGGVEQVEHAAVLGAGGTAAAAAVALASLGARQVDVVVREPARAADLLRVLEALDVTAEVQRLDSTTRVAAPVVVSTVPVDGQAAVADLDWRPRQTVLDVLYAGWPTLLAQRVDLAGGHAISGIEVLFWQATAQVELMTGHPAPIAAMRAALGA